CCACCGCCGCTTCCGCGGCCAGCAACACATCGACCTGCTCGACCGACCGCTGGCCGAAGACGATCTGCCACTGCGTGGGTCGGCGTCGGGGTCGACTTCGGGGTCGTCCCTTGTTCATCAACCGTGACGGCGGTTGCTCACGAATGTCGACGGGCGTGTTGCGAAGTCGATGTAACGGAAGGGGGCAGCACTGTCGGTTTATAGTGTGAATACGGGAGCGGGGCGGAGGGGAGCGTGCCGATGTCTGACATGTCGAAAGTCGAACTGTATGCGGCGATCCGCCAGGATCTTCGCGCAGGATTGTCCAAGCGCGCCATCGAGCGCAAGCACGGGGTCGGGTGGCGCACGGTAGCCAAGGCGACGGAGTCGGTGTGGCCCGAGCCGCGTAAGGAGTATTCGCCGCGACCACAGAAGCTGGAGCCCTACAAGCCGTTCATCGACGAGGTTCTGCGCGCCGATCTGGATGCACCTCGGAGGCAACGTCACACGGCGACCCGGATCTACCGGCGACTGCTCGAGGAGCACGGCATGATGGACGTGTCGTATCAGCGAGTCAGTGCCTATGTCCGCGAACGCAGACCACAGCTGCAAATGGAACAGATGACAGCCCGTCGCCGCTCCGAACGGCTCATCAAAGCTGCCGGCTTCCCCCGCGCCAAAACGTTGCGTGACTTCGATTTCGATGCCAACCCCACTGTCGACCCCACCATGGTCCACACCCTCGCCAGATGCGACTGGGTCAGGGAAGGGCTGCCGCTGTGCTTGATCGGTGACTCCGGCACTGGGAAATCCCATCTGCTCATCGCCTTGGGCACCGAGGCAGCGAAAGCCGGATTCCGGGTCAGATATACCCTGGCTGCCAAGCTGGTCAACAAGCTTGTCGAAGCCGTGGACGGCCAACGGCTCACCAAGACGATCGCCCGCTACAGCGGCGTCGACCTGCTGTGCATCGACGAACTCGGCTACACCGAACTGGACAGACGCGGCGCCGAATTGCTGTTCCAGGTATTGACCGAACGCGAGGAGAGGAAGGCGGTCGCGATCGTCTCCCACCGCGGCTTCTCCGGCTGGTCCAAAACCTTCACCGACGCCAGGCTCCGCGCCGCCATCATCGACCGGCTCACCTTCGGCGGCAACATCATCGAGACCGGCACGCACAGCTATCGCCGTGCCCACACCAAGACGTACGCACCGACCGACCTACCCCGCTGAGCCGACCGAGCTCATACTCGACGACGACACCACCTGCCGAACCGCAATTGCCGAAGGCTGCGCGCCGCCGATGCCTTTTCCTGTCCATTCGGATGGGCCGGACCGCATGTGACTGAAAATAGACGTCCCGAATTCAGAACAAAAACGACTCGTCGATGCCGTCAGAATTCGCGATAAAATGCCGTCGGAATTCGTGAAAAAAACACCCGAACTGGTGCCGCATCCACCTCGACTCGGGCCATGATCCGGAAACAGCTATTGCGCTAATATTTCCGGCGACGTATCTTTGTAGTGGAATTATTTCCGATCAATTTCTGCAAGGGGGGAATACGGGCGATTCGAAAATCGTACAGGAGGCGGGAGCATCAAACCCGGCGACCTCTTTCTCTGAATGCAAGTCCGTCACCGGCAACGGTGAGTCGAATTATCAACTGCTGGCAACGTCATCGGCAAACACTGCCGCGAGGGCGGCATCCACGTCGAGTTCGGATCGTGTGAGCATGCAGCCCGGCACTGCCAGCAACATCCCGGAAACTGCGTCCCGTCAGAGCAGCGTCGTCAGCCGCACTGGCTGACGGGCCCGGCTGCCACCAGCAGACGTATCGGCCGCGGACGCCATCGAAACAACACCGTCACGCTCGGCGGCGTACGCCGCCGCCCGGCGCCGGTCGGTCATGCCCACACGACGTTGGTCATGCCCACAGCACATCGACAAGGAAGGCAGCATCATGCCCATCTCTCCCAACCAAGGGTCGACCGGAGGCGGGACCACCGTCACCATCACCGGAACGAACCTCGGCGGCGCCACCGCCGTGCGCTTCGGCTCCAAGCTGGCCAACATCACGGGCAACACACCCACATCGGTCACGGTTGTCTCTCCGTCCGGGACGGGCACAGTCGCGGTAACCGTGACCACCGCGGGCGGGACCAGCAACCCGCTGTCGTTCTTCTACATCGGCGCACCGTTCAAGTCCGCCTTGTCCCCGGTGTCGGGAGTCACCGCAGGCGGCAACACGGTCACCATCACCGGAGTCGGCTTGTCCACCGCCACCTCGGTCAGCTTCGGCGCCAACACGGCGACGCCGACCGTGGTCAGCGACGGCACCCTGACCGTCGTCGTGCCGGCAGGCGCGGCCGAGGGGTCGGTCGGGGTCAGCATCACCACCGCGGGTGGCACCAGCAACGGTCTGTCGTACACCTACGTCGACGCACCGACCCTGGGCACCCCGACTCCCACCTCCGGTCCGACTTCCGGCGGCACTGCAGTGACCCTGCCCGGCACCGATCTGACGACCACCGAGTCGGTCACGTTCGACGGTGTCGTGGCACCGTTCGACGTCATCTCCGACACGGAGGTCGTCGCGGTCACCCCGCCTGGAGTCGCGGGTGCGGTCGACATCGTGGTCACCACCAGCGGGGGCAGCGCCACCGCGGTCGGTGCGTTCACCTACATCGCCGGACCTGGCATCTGACCGGACGTCCGGGCGGCTGACGCCCGGCCACCGGAGGGCGCCGACACGCTGGCCCCGGGCAGGTTACTTGTTCCCTGCCCGGGGCCAGCACCCCATTAGCACCACAATCTGCCCCGGCCGCCTGACTCGCGGCCAGACGGGGGATCTGACCCACTCTGGAAGGACCATCATGCCAACCATCACTTCTCTC
The DNA window shown above is from Nocardia sp. NBC_01730 and carries:
- the istB gene encoding IS21-like element helper ATPase IstB gives rise to the protein MSDMSKVELYAAIRQDLRAGLSKRAIERKHGVGWRTVAKATESVWPEPRKEYSPRPQKLEPYKPFIDEVLRADLDAPRRQRHTATRIYRRLLEEHGMMDVSYQRVSAYVRERRPQLQMEQMTARRRSERLIKAAGFPRAKTLRDFDFDANPTVDPTMVHTLARCDWVREGLPLCLIGDSGTGKSHLLIALGTEAAKAGFRVRYTLAAKLVNKLVEAVDGQRLTKTIARYSGVDLLCIDELGYTELDRRGAELLFQVLTEREERKAVAIVSHRGFSGWSKTFTDARLRAAIIDRLTFGGNIIETGTHSYRRAHTKTYAPTDLPR
- a CDS encoding IPT/TIG domain-containing protein; the protein is MPISPNQGSTGGGTTVTITGTNLGGATAVRFGSKLANITGNTPTSVTVVSPSGTGTVAVTVTTAGGTSNPLSFFYIGAPFKSALSPVSGVTAGGNTVTITGVGLSTATSVSFGANTATPTVVSDGTLTVVVPAGAAEGSVGVSITTAGGTSNGLSYTYVDAPTLGTPTPTSGPTSGGTAVTLPGTDLTTTESVTFDGVVAPFDVISDTEVVAVTPPGVAGAVDIVVTTSGGSATAVGAFTYIAGPGI